The Micropterus dolomieu isolate WLL.071019.BEF.003 ecotype Adirondacks linkage group LG20, ASM2129224v1, whole genome shotgun sequence genome has a segment encoding these proteins:
- the myo9aa gene encoding unconventional myosin-IXAa isoform X7 → MTKSTRQLHWDSYSESEPDCFTVEGEDLKHDFERLQLAMEMVGFLPATRKQIFSLLSAILHLGNIRYKRKTYRDDSIDICNPEVLPVVSELLEVKEEMLFEALTTRKTVTVGEKLIVPYKLAEAGTVRDSMAKSLYSALFDWIVFRINHALLNIKDLVETTKILSIGVLDIFGFEDYENNSFEQFCINFANERLQHYFNQHIFKLEQEEYRAEGISWHNIDYIDNTGCINLISKKPTALFHLLDEECNFPQATNQTLLDKFKRQHEGNSYIEFPAVMESAFIIRHYAGKVKYSVKDFREKNTDHMRPDIVALLKSSKNAFICGLIGIDPSATFRWAVLRAYFRALVAFREAGKRHTQKKSGHDDAAPCAVLKSVDSFSFLQHPVHQRSLEILQRCKEEKYTPDESENVVQSDETENGVARKSPRTPLSDLQGSNVNEKSPRGSPGLGWNGRVGRQSRLSSSSSTTEEDGIFVNSASSKLLERAHDILMRNKNYKSKSVLPKHLLDVKSLKYLSKLTLHDRITKSLLHLHKKKKPPSISAQFQASLNKLMETLGQSEPYFVKCIRSNAEKLPLRFNDNLVLRQLRYTGMLETVRIRQSGYNIKYSFKDFVHHFCVLLPEGTSASREGIQQSLGQLDLDPDGYQVGKTMVFLREAERQRLQALLHREVLRYIVTLQRRFRARLERKQFVRMREAAVRIQKWWRLYRSIEEEEEVEEDYGPVQEGAALCLQTHWRGYRERRRFRLWREAALVLQRAWRLWLYRRCTAAVVIQMAWRCHQARQAYLRLYGAVVQLQAISRGHLARQSFQKLREQKLREKKEQQEKLLQLQNGQVTLSPEEEEVPPERILGLDLSRWEDRSYEQRERSLQILSSHEGAVKEGEVIEHASTKESPSKTQTEASALIQTSTVVVRKRSRIVDEPSQKTTRAKRESRRMRELEQAKFSLELLKVRATSGGASSPSEERRWSVELVAPATPPLRSPQGTPDSQSSKGSFELLSMDEEPPKATAEVTDSGEPGSPLLLVAPVPETNVEVSTSPKPVKPHRTEVSDAGAHSENQGQSKMDLAAPSAPTHPPKIENYLPTFYVPASESSTAIACRPAEEPQQNTEAAVSAPTTTTITKPLKERRESARRPVVVVISMQKETQLSEALSDTVRPPVEVRDSAAQTGELTPSPQKQDPAPVPQGSVPVSTSVPQANQAVIEKLVRLNEEKEERQRNQQQQNEKEMMVQIRQQKEVLERQRLHFAQYEREMFEKQRGEALHRIQQSRQGGQDLGGTATFTKPIRPSSLLIERTARVAPHARTQSDSTAPSEDSPPGKDIQGHAPHPQLPPPPASTPRERRRPVAEGWAPKLTLESKDGGGTRVRTTTKKPTSNQGNKVSMMDKPGNIFFSPNDKVTFTMLDSDAVTKETPLAVAREGPSPVVTKPSKGTNVGRAGQKKKARMARTRSDFLTRSPIHSVGGDSDEDDYEGDSPLSPRHYTLPLSKQSSTEVGLGESCFSDSDMLAGSEEQKKMHKAMSSGDLGKVDSLRKNSQDGRVRKMRFWGKNKYGDKKTSREKLICGADSLDGDYGDTGPLLGDGQENMSPPCSPDLMLDRGLRDLKENKEPSPKVKRRRSVKITSVALEPAQWQNDALQILTCTSDYRSMNDFLMKKINDLDTEDSKKDTMVDVVFKKALKEFRLNIFNSYSTALAMDDGKSIRYKDLYALFEQILEKTMRQEQRDWRESPVTVWVNTFKVFLDEFMTEYKPLDSTFSKQVPKPERKKRRKKDTDIVEEHNGHIFKSTQYSIPTYCEYCSSLIWMMDRACVCKLCRYACHRKCCQKTTTKCSKKFDPELSSRQFGVEVSRLTNDERTVPLVVEKLINYIEMHGLYTEGIYRKSGSTNKIKELKLGLDTDVDSMNLDDYNIHVIASVFKQWLRDLPNPLMTFELYEEFIRAMGLQDKKETIRGVYSVIDQLSRTHLNTLERLIFHLVRIALQEDTNRMSANALAIVFAPCILRCPDTIDPLQSVQDIGKTTACVELIICEQMNKYKIRLKDISSLEFAENKAKCRLTFIRRSMGKGNAKRLSYHTPSPPVSPRLPSVADVVIEVSDVEEAANLFPEISEHQQAAMQQEERVLTEQIENLQKEKEELTFEMLTLEPRASDDETLESEASIGTADSSENLNVDSEGTISDFSERGPVLTSPWPRRADVKSPRRRPLRRQPDSLDSVDSCSSVSSYSSSSHFHPSSSSSSATTRRFRFHTKSPSLGSSPAQPQAQALNASQASRSDSIDSSPTGDLEGAHDERPQFTSRGTFNPEKGKQKLKGAKQSSLRHSRDGDGHGRDPPDIPQQRVLYGSNEFMV, encoded by the exons GAGGAATATAGAGCAGAGGGCATCAGCTGGCACAACATCGACTACATCGACAATACAGGCTGCATTAACCTGATCAGCAAGAAGCCCACAGCACTGTTCCACCTACTGGATGAAGAGTGCAA tttcccTCAAGCCACCAACCAGACTTTGTTGGATAAGTTCAAGAGGCAGCATGAGGGGAACAGCTACATCGAGTTTCCCGCTGTCATGGAATCCGCCTTCATCATCCGACACTATGCTGGCAAGGTCAAGTACAGTGTCAAG GATTTCAGGGAGAAGAACACAGACCACATGCGCCCGGACATCGTAGCTTTACTGAAGAGCAGCAAGAACGCCTTTATCTGCGGGCTGATTGGCATTGACCCGTCAGCCACTTTCCGCTGGGCGGTCCTCCGAGCTTACTTCAGGGCCCTGGTGGCTTTCAGAGAGGCTGGGAAGAGACACACGCAGAAGAAGTCTG GGCATGATGACGCTGCTCCCTGTGCAGTTTTGAAAAGTGTGGATAGTTTTAGCTTTCTGCAGCACCCTGTGCATCAGAGAAGCTTAGAGATCCTGCAGAGATGCAAAGAGGAGAAGTACA CTCCAGATGAGAGTGAAAATGTTGTGCAAAGTGATGAAACTGAAAACG GTGTGGCCAGGAAGAGTCCGCGAACACCACTGTCAGACCTTCAGGGAAGTAACGTCAATGAGAAATCACCACG TGGTTCTCCGGGCCTTGGCTGGAACGGGCGCGTGGGTCGACAGAGCCGCTTATCGTCCAGCAGCtccaccacagaagaagacgGCATCTTTGTCAACTCTGCCAGCAGCAAACTCCTTGAGAGAGCTCATGACATCCTCAT GAGGAACAAAAACTACAAATCTAAGTCAGTTCTTCCGAAG catttGCTGGATGTCAAGTCACTGAAATACCTCAGCAAACTGACGCTTCATGACCGCATCACCAAGTCACTGCTTCACCTccacaagaagaagaaaccaCCCAGTATCAGCGCACAGTTccag GCCTCCCTAAATAAGCTAATGGAGACTCTCGGTCAATCTGAGCCTTATTTTGTCAAGTGCATCCGTTCCAATGCTGAGAAG CTGCCCTTAAGGTTTAATGATAACCTGGTGCTGAGGCAGCTGCGTTACACAGGTATGCTGGAGACTGTGCGCATCCGGCAGTCAGGCTACAACATCAAGTACAGCTtcaag GATTTTGTCCATCACTTTTGTGTGCTACTCCCAGAGGGCACCAGTGCCTCCAGAGAGGGCATCCAGCAGTCTCTGGGCCAGCTTGATCTGGATCCAGATGGGTACCAAGTGGGAAAGACAATG GTGTTTTTGCGGGAGGCTGAACGTCAGCGGCTACAGGCGTTACTCCACAGGGAAGTTCTTAGATATATTGTCACGCTGCAGCGGCGATTTAGAGCCCGGCTGGAGAGGAAGCAGTTTGTCAGGATGAGAGAAGCAGCAGTCCGCATCCAG AAATGGTGGCGTTTATACCGATCcatagaagaggaggaggaggtggaggaggattatGGCCCTGTGCAGGAGGGGGCAGCTTTGTGTCTGCAGACACACTGGCGAGGTTACAGGGAGCGCCGGAGGTTCAGGCTGTGGAGGGAGGCTGCTCTGGTGCTGCAGAGGGCGTGGAGGTTATGGCTCTACCGGCGCTGCACAGCAGCTGTGGTTATTCAGATGGCCTGGCGCTGTCATCAAGCCAGGCAAGCCTACTTGCGTCTATATGGTGCCGTGGTACAACTACAAGCAATTAGCAGAGGCCACCTTGCCAGGCAGAG CTTCCAAAAACTGAGAGAACAGAAACTGAGGGAGAAGaaggagcagcaggagaagcTGCTTCAACTACAGAATGGCCAGGTCACTCTCTCtccagaagaagaggaggtgcCACCTGAGAGAATCCTGGGGTTGGACCTCAGCAGATGGGAGGATCGTTCCTACGAGCAACGAGAAAGGAGCCTCCAAATCCTCAGCAGCCACGAGGGCGCAGTTAAGGAAGGAGAAGTAATAGAACATGCTAGCACAAAAGAGAGCCCCTCTAAGACGCAAACTGAAGCTTCTGCTTTAATCCAGACATCCACTGTGGTGGTTCGAAAGAGGTCCAGAATTGTCGATGAGCCCAGCCAGAAAACCACCCGGGCCAAGAGAGAGAGCCGGCGGATGAGAGAGTTGGAGCAGGCCAAGTTCAGCCTGGAGCTCCTCAAGGTCCGGGCAACCAGTGGTGGAGCCTCGTCCCCTTCTGAGGAACGACGTTGGTCTGTCGAGCTGGTGGCCCCTGCAACCCCACCTCTTCGTTCACCCCAGGGCACGCCCGACAGCCAGAGCTCCAAAGGCAGTTTTGAGCTTCTCAGCATGGATGAGGAGCCACCCAAAGCTACAGCAGAGGTGACAGACAGTGGGGAGCCCGGCTCCCCTCTTCTTTTAGTTGCTCCAGTACCTGAGACTAATGTGGAGGTTTCAACAAGCCCAAAGCCAGTTAAACCACATAGGACAGAGGTTTCTGATGCTGGTGCCCACTCAGAAAACCAGGGCCAGAGCAAAATGGATCTGGCAGCCCCCTCTGCCCCTACACATCCGCCCAAAATCGAGAACTACCTCCCTACCTTTTATGTCCCTGCTAGTGAGAGCAGCACAGCCATCGCTTGTCGTCCTGCAGAAGAGCCTCaacaaaacacagaggcagCCGTCTCtgcacccaccaccaccactattACCAAGCCTCTCAAAGAAAGACGAGAGTCAGCGCGTCGACCAGTGGTAGTGGTCATCAGTATGCAGAAGGAAACCCAACTAAGTGAAGCGTTGAGCGATACTGTCCGTCCCCCTGTAGAGGTTAGAGATTCCGCAGCCCAGACAGGGGAGTTGACACCATCACCACAGAAACAAGACCCAGCTCCTGTGCCTCAGGGTTCTGTCCCTGTTTCTACCTCTGTCCCTCAGGCTAACCAGGCTGTCATAGAGAAGCTGGTGCGACTAaatgaggagaaagaggagaggcagcgcaatcagcagcagcagaatgaaAAGGAGATGATGGTGCAGATCAGACAACAGAAAGAAGTGCTGGAGCGGCAGCGCCTTCACTTCGCTCAGTACGAGAGAGAAATGTTTGAGAAACAAAGAGGAGAAGCTCTGCACAGGATACAGCAAAGTCGACAGGGTGGACAAGATCTTGGTGGAACAGCAACCTTCACCAAACCCATTAGACCCAGTTCCCTGCTTATTGAGAGAACCGCAAGGGTAGCTCCTCATGCCAGAACACAGTCGGACTCCACCGCCCCATCAGAGGACTCTCCCCCAGGTAAAGACATCCAGGGCCATGCCCCTCACCCCCAGCTACCTCCTCCACCTGCTTCTACTCCCAGAGAAAGACGCAGGCCTGTTGCTGAGGGCTGGGCACCCAAACTCACGCTGGAGTCCAAGGATGGAGGAGGTACCAGAGTGAGAACCACTACCAAGAAGCCAACAAGTAATCAAGGCAACAAAGTTAGTATGATGGATAAGCCGGGCAACATCTTCTTCTCTCCCAACGACAAAGTGACATTTACAAT GTTAGACAGTGATGCTGTCACTAAAGAAACACCTTTAGCCGTTGCCAGAGAAGGACCCTCACCGGTGGTCACCAAGCCTTCTAAAGGAACAAAT GTTGGCAGAGCAGGCCAAAAAAAGAAAGCCAGAATGGCACGGACACGCTCCGACTTCCTCACCCGCTCCCCCATCCACTCAGTTGGGGGCGATTCAGATGAGGATGATTATGAAGGCGACAGCCCCCTCAGCCCCCGCCATTACACTCTACCCCTCTCCAAACAGAGCTCCACGGAGGTGGGCTTAGGAGAGTCCTGTTTCAGTGACTCAGACATG CTTGCAGGCTCTGAGGAGCAAAAGAAGATGCACAAAGCCATGTCGTCAGGAGATTTGGGCAAAGTGGACTCATTGCGCAAGAACTCACAAGATGGAAG GGTTCGTAAGATGCGTTTCTGGGGCAAGAACAAGTATGGGGATAAGAAGACATCCAGAGAAAAGCTGATCTGTGGGGCTGATTCCCTGGATGGAGACTACGGAGACACTGGGCCATTGCTGGGAGATG GTCAGGAAAACATGTCTCCCCCCTGCAGTCCTGATCTGATGTTGGATCGCGGGTTGAGAGACTTGAAGGAGAACAAGGAGCCGTCTCCCAAGGTGAAACGAAGGCGTAGTGTTAAAATCACTAGTGTGGCTCTAGAACCTGCTCAGTGGCAGAACGACGCGCTGCAGATCCTCACCTGCACCAGCGACTACAGGAGCATGAACGACTTCCTAATGAAGAAG ATCAACGACTTGGACACAGAGGACAGTAAGAAGGACACCATGGTTGACGTTGTGTTTAAAAAGGCTCTGAAGGAATTCCGTCTAAACATCTTCAACTCTTACTCCACAGCGCTTGCT ATGGACGATGGTAAGAGTATCCGCTACAAAGACCTCTACGCTCTGTTTGAGCAAATCTTGGAGAAGACCATGCGACAGGAGCAGAGGGACTGGAGAGAGTCTCCTGTCACAGTGTGGGTCAACACCTTTAAAGTTTTCCTGGACGAATTCATGACTGAGTACAAACCTCTGGATAGCACATTCAGCAAG CAAGTACCTAAACCTGAACGCAAAAAACGTAGGAAGAAGGACACAGACATT GTGGAGGAGCATAATGGCCACATCTTCAAGTCCACCCAGTACAGCATCCCTACATACTGTGAATATTGCTCATCACTCATCTGGATGATGGATCGTGCCTGCGTGTGCAAAT TGTGTCGGTACGCCTGCCACAGAAAGTGCTGCCAGAAAACGACCACCAAATGCAGCAAGAAG TTTGATCCAGAGCTTTCCTCCAGGCAGTTCGGAGTGGAAGTTTCACGTCTGACTAATGACGAGAGGACAGTGCCCCTGGTAGTGGAGAAGCTTATCAACTACATTGAAATGCATGGCCTCTACACTGAAGGAATATACAGAAAATCTGGCTCCACCAACAAAATAAAGGAACTGAAGCTGGGACTTGACACAG ATGTGGACAGCATGAATCTGGACGACTACAACATCCATGTTATTGCTAGTGTTTTCAAGCAGTGGCTGAGAGACCTGCCTAATCCTCTGATGACATTTGAGCTGTATGAGGAGTTTATACGTGCCATGG GTTTGCAAGATAAAAAGGAAACTATCAGAGGGGTGTATTCAGTTATTGACCAGCTAAGCAGAACTCACCTAAACACTCTGGAACGCCTCATATTTCATCTTGTCAG GATTGCCTTGCAAGAGGATACAAACCGTATGTCAGCTAATGCCTTGGCTATAGTTTTTGCTCCCTGTATCCTGCGCTGTCCTGACACCATTGATCCACTGCAGAGTGTCCAGGACATAGGCAAGACCACAGC GTGTGTAGAACTTATCATTTGTGAACAGATGAATAAGTACAAGATACGACTAAAGGACATCAGTAGCCTGGAGTTTGCTGAAAATAAGGCGAAGTGCAGGCTGACCTTTATTCGACGGTCAATG GGAAAAGGCAATGCAAAGCGACTAAGCTACCACACACCCTCGCCTCCAGTTAGTCCACGGCTGCCATCTGTGGCTGACGTTGTGATAGAAGTGAGTGATGTTGAAGAGGCGGCGAACTTGTTTCCTGAAATCTCAGAGCATCAGCAGGCAGCCATGCAGCAGGAAGAGAGAGTGTTAACAGAGCAAATCGAGAACCTGCAGAAAGAGAA AGAGGAGTTAACTTTTGAGATGCTGACTCTGGAGCCACGAGCATCAGATGATGAGACCCTGGAGTCAGAGGCCTCTATTGGTACAGCTGACAGCTCTGAAAACCTCAATGTGGACTCTGAGGGAACCATTTCTGACTTCTCTG AAAGAGGTCCAGTGTTGACTTCCCCCTGGCCTCGGAGAGCTGACGTGAAGAGCCCCCGACGCCGCCCTCTCCGCCGGCAGCCTGACTCCCTGGACTCTGTGGACTCTTGCTCCAGTGtttcctcctactcctcctcaTCACACTTCCACCCATCGTCCTCTAGCTCCTCTGCCACCACACGCCGCTTTCGTTTTCACACCAAGTCTCCCTCTTTAGGCTCAAGTCCAGCCCAGCCCCAGGCACAGGCTCTCAATGCATCTCAGGCCTCCCGATCCGACAGTATAGACAGTAGCCCAACAGGAGATCTGGAAGGCGCGCATGATGAAAGGCCCCAGTTTACAAGTCGAGGCACCTTCAATCCAGAGAAGGGCAAACAGAAACTGAAGGGGGCCAAACAGTCATCCCTGAGGCACTCCAGAGATGGCGATGGTCATGGCAGGGACCCTCCAGACATACCACAGCAGCGGGTATTGTATGGCAGCAATGAATTCATGGTATGA